Proteins encoded by one window of Ignavibacteriota bacterium:
- a CDS encoding sugar kinase, with protein sequence MNIELKKDYKYSLIVPTSMGIRITPANGQPVHSSENFTLFVTSAETNVASIASYLGLPVKVLTTFVKDSPIAQIIKSNLRSRNMQYEGKEVAQGGPWGYRHQFNIADSGIGSRGPRVHNDRAGEVGCTLNVKDFDLDRIFGKEGVQILHLSGLIAALSHETSNFCLELARAAKKYGTKISFDLNYRASFWKGREAELASAFSEIASVSDILVGNEEDFQLCLNIEGPEAGGKDIDAKIESFKEMIKRVKNKYSNASVFATTLREVENTNSHLWGAIMLEGSNWHVINPRQINVLDRIGGGDGFVGGLIYGILKNWSPEKWIQFGWASGALATTFLTDYAQPADEEMIWSVWEGNARVKR encoded by the coding sequence ATGAATATCGAATTAAAAAAAGATTACAAATATTCCTTAATAGTACCGACAAGTATGGGTATTAGAATAACTCCTGCAAATGGTCAGCCGGTACATTCCAGTGAAAACTTTACGTTATTTGTAACAAGTGCCGAAACAAATGTTGCAAGTATTGCTTCCTATTTAGGTTTGCCGGTTAAGGTTTTAACAACTTTTGTAAAAGATAGTCCAATTGCTCAAATAATTAAATCAAATCTTAGATCTAGAAATATGCAATATGAAGGTAAAGAAGTTGCCCAAGGAGGACCATGGGGTTATCGTCATCAGTTTAATATTGCAGATAGTGGAATTGGTTCGCGCGGACCGAGAGTTCATAATGACAGAGCGGGTGAGGTTGGCTGTACTTTAAATGTAAAAGATTTTGATCTTGATCGAATCTTTGGAAAGGAAGGAGTACAAATACTTCACTTATCCGGATTGATAGCAGCGTTGTCACACGAAACAAGTAATTTTTGTTTAGAACTTGCAAGGGCTGCAAAAAAGTACGGGACAAAAATTTCATTTGATCTTAATTATCGTGCATCATTCTGGAAAGGGAGAGAAGCCGAATTAGCTTCAGCATTTTCTGAGATTGCTTCAGTTTCAGATATTCTTGTAGGCAATGAGGAAGATTTTCAATTATGCTTAAATATTGAAGGTCCGGAAGCCGGCGGAAAAGATATTGATGCAAAAATTGAAAGTTTTAAGGAAATGATAAAACGCGTAAAAAACAAATATTCAAATGCATCCGTTTTTGCAACTACATTGCGTGAAGTTGAAAATACCAATTCACACCTCTGGGGTGCAATAATGTTGGAAGGTTCAAACTGGCATGTGATAAATCCACGCCAAATAAATGTACTAGATAGAATTGGCGGAGGCGACGGTTTTGTAGGCGGCTTGATTTATGGAATTTTAAAAAATTGGTCTCCGGAAAAATGGATACAATTCGGCTGGGCTTCCGGCGCATTAGCAACAACATTTTTAACAGATTATGCTCAACCTGCTGATGAGGAAATGATCTGGAGCGTTTGGGAAGGCAATGCGAGAGTTAAAAGATAA
- the eda gene encoding bifunctional 4-hydroxy-2-oxoglutarate aldolase/2-dehydro-3-deoxy-phosphogluconate aldolase: MTREEVRNKILERKVVAVVRMKNSSQLLKVIEAIKIGGVSGIELTMTIPNAIQAIETADKEFGDDILLGVGSVTDKQTALDAINAGAKFVVSPIYKAEVVQAVIDKNIVVIPGCFSPTEIQTAYEQGADFIKIFPADNLGMSFIKSIKAPLPHLKVIPTGGVNLENAIDWINAGASAVGIGSALVDNKAIEREDYKTLTENAKKLCENLEVN; encoded by the coding sequence ATGACTAGAGAAGAAGTAAGAAATAAAATATTAGAAAGAAAAGTAGTCGCTGTTGTAAGGATGAAAAATTCATCTCAATTATTAAAAGTTATTGAAGCAATAAAAATTGGCGGCGTTTCGGGAATAGAATTAACAATGACAATTCCAAATGCAATTCAAGCAATAGAAACAGCGGATAAGGAATTTGGCGACGATATTTTATTGGGAGTTGGTTCGGTTACAGATAAGCAAACCGCCTTAGATGCAATAAATGCGGGAGCAAAATTTGTAGTTTCGCCAATTTATAAGGCAGAAGTTGTTCAGGCTGTAATAGATAAGAATATTGTTGTGATTCCCGGTTGTTTTTCTCCAACGGAAATTCAAACTGCTTATGAACAAGGCGCTGATTTTATTAAAATTTTTCCTGCGGATAATTTAGGAATGAGTTTTATTAAATCAATTAAAGCTCCGCTTCCTCACTTAAAAGTTATTCCAACCGGAGGAGTTAATTTAGAAAACGCAATTGATTGGATAAATGCCGGAGCAAGCGCTGTTGGCATTGGCTCAGCTTTAGTTGACAATAAAGCAATTGAAAGAGAAGATTATAAAACATTGACCGAAAATGCAAAAAAGCTTTGTGAAAATTTAGAAGTAAATTAG
- the pdxB gene encoding 4-phosphoerythronate dehydrogenase PdxB → MKIIADDKIPFLKGVFEPVADIDYYSGKEINSEIVKNADALITRTRTKCNEELLDGSSIKLITTATIGYDHIDTKYCEENNIKWFNAPGCNSGSVKQYITSALFTIAEKEKFNLADKTIGIVGVGNVGSKIQNVAEALGMKILLNDPPRERKEGGKNFCSLDKIKNESDIITFHVPLNKNGIDKTYQLADDLFFDQLKKKPIIVNSSRGEVVKTSSLKNAIKEGKISNVILDVWENEPEIDLELLDIVDIATPHIAGYSADGKANGTSVCVNAINEYFNLGLTKNWFPENVPIAKNGNEISVNTKNKSEQNIFADIIFSTYKILEDDMRLRISPQTFEKQRGDYPIRREFQNYIVKNILNDIELKNKLLKLGFQII, encoded by the coding sequence ATTAAAATAATTGCTGATGATAAGATTCCTTTTCTTAAAGGAGTTTTTGAACCTGTTGCCGATATTGATTATTATTCCGGTAAAGAAATTAACAGCGAAATAGTTAAAAATGCCGACGCGCTTATAACTCGGACTAGAACAAAATGTAATGAAGAACTTCTTGATGGATCAAGCATCAAGTTAATTACAACGGCAACAATCGGTTATGATCATATCGATACAAAATATTGTGAAGAAAATAATATTAAATGGTTTAACGCGCCAGGCTGCAATTCCGGTTCAGTGAAACAATATATAACTTCGGCATTATTCACAATTGCTGAAAAAGAAAAATTCAATTTAGCAGATAAAACGATTGGTATTGTTGGAGTTGGAAATGTTGGAAGTAAAATCCAAAATGTTGCTGAAGCATTGGGAATGAAAATTTTACTCAATGATCCGCCGAGAGAAAGAAAAGAAGGCGGCAAAAATTTTTGCAGTTTGGATAAAATTAAAAATGAGTCTGATATTATTACTTTTCATGTGCCGTTAAATAAAAATGGAATAGATAAAACATATCAATTAGCAGATGATTTATTTTTTGATCAACTTAAGAAAAAGCCAATAATAGTAAATTCTTCTCGCGGTGAAGTTGTAAAAACATCTTCCTTAAAAAATGCAATAAAAGAGGGAAAAATTAGCAATGTAATTTTAGATGTCTGGGAAAATGAACCAGAGATTGATTTGGAACTTTTGGATATAGTTGATATTGCAACACCGCATATTGCGGGATATTCAGCTGATGGCAAAGCAAATGGTACATCTGTTTGTGTTAATGCAATTAACGAATATTTTAATTTAGGTTTAACTAAAAATTGGTTCCCTGAAAATGTTCCAATTGCGAAAAACGGTAATGAAATTTCTGTTAATACCAAAAATAAAAGTGAGCAAAACATTTTCGCTGATATAATTTTTTCAACTTATAAAATTTTAGAAGATGACATGAGATTAAGAATTTCTCCTCAAACTTTTGAAAAACAAAGAGGTGATTACCCAATTAGAAGAGAATTTCAAAATTACATCGTCAAAAATATATTAAATGATATTGAGCTTAAGAATAAATTATTAAAATTAGGTTTTCAAATAATATAA
- the uxaC gene encoding glucuronate isomerase, with protein MSEFNLHEDRFFDANPMVRNIARELYNDVKDLPIVSPHGHVEPKIFVDNKPFPNPTELFITPDHYVFRMFYSQGIKLEDLDIPQRDGKRLGTDPLKVWQIFGDNYYLFAGTPSGVWLDYEFNIVFGIKEKLNGSNAQKYYDIINEKLQTKEFLPRNLFKRFRIEVLSTTDAATDQLDNHKKIMESGWDGRIVPCFRPDGLTNLLNPNWKNEIAELEKLTSLEINNYKNFITALEKRREYFKKIGATSTDHGIISPYTHKLSENEVNTIFSRALKNEADEKDANLFTANMLMEMARMSCEDGLTMQIHAGSNRNHNSFIYNKYGLDKGCDIPQQTEYTNNLKELLNAYGNNPNFTVIVFTLDETTYSRELAPLAGHYPAMKLGPAWWFHDSIEGMNRYRHMITETAGFYNTVGFNDDTRAFVSIPARHDVARRVDSNFLAELVARQIISLEESKLIIKDLTYNLVKKAYKL; from the coding sequence ATGAGTGAATTTAATTTACATGAAGACAGATTTTTTGACGCAAATCCTATGGTAAGAAATATTGCTCGTGAACTTTATAATGATGTAAAAGATTTGCCGATTGTAAGTCCGCATGGACATGTTGAACCAAAAATATTTGTTGATAATAAACCATTTCCAAACCCAACGGAATTATTTATAACACCTGATCATTATGTTTTCAGAATGTTTTATTCACAGGGAATAAAATTGGAAGATTTAGATATTCCGCAAAGAGATGGAAAAAGGCTTGGGACCGATCCACTCAAAGTATGGCAAATATTCGGAGATAATTATTATTTATTTGCCGGAACGCCTTCCGGTGTTTGGCTTGATTATGAATTCAATATTGTTTTTGGAATTAAAGAGAAATTAAACGGAAGCAATGCCCAAAAATATTATGATATAATAAATGAGAAACTTCAAACAAAAGAATTTTTACCGAGAAATTTATTTAAGCGGTTTAGAATTGAAGTTTTATCAACCACCGACGCGGCAACGGATCAATTGGATAATCATAAAAAAATTATGGAATCGGGTTGGGACGGCAGAATTGTTCCTTGTTTCAGACCTGATGGATTGACAAATCTTTTAAATCCAAATTGGAAAAATGAAATTGCCGAGCTTGAAAAATTGACATCACTTGAAATAAATAATTACAAAAATTTTATCACTGCTCTTGAAAAGCGAAGAGAATATTTCAAGAAAATTGGCGCTACATCAACAGATCATGGAATTATTTCTCCATATACTCATAAACTTTCTGAGAATGAAGTTAACACAATATTTTCCCGAGCTTTGAAAAATGAAGCTGATGAAAAAGACGCAAATTTATTTACCGCCAACATGTTAATGGAAATGGCAAGAATGAGCTGCGAAGACGGTTTAACAATGCAGATACACGCCGGATCTAATCGAAATCATAACTCGTTTATTTATAATAAATACGGTTTGGATAAAGGATGCGATATTCCTCAGCAAACCGAATACACCAACAATCTTAAAGAATTATTAAATGCTTATGGAAACAATCCGAATTTTACGGTTATTGTTTTCACTTTGGATGAAACAACATATTCTCGTGAACTCGCGCCTTTAGCGGGACATTATCCCGCAATGAAATTAGGTCCTGCTTGGTGGTTCCATGACAGTATAGAAGGAATGAATAGATATAGACATATGATAACTGAAACAGCCGGATTTTATAATACAGTCGGTTTTAATGATGACACTCGCGCGTTTGTTTCAATTCCGGCAAGACATGATGTGGCAAGAAGAGTTGATTCAAACTTCTTGGCTGAATTAGTTGCTCGACAAATTATAAGTTTAGAAGAATCAAAATTGATAATTAAAGATCTTACATATAATCTCGTTAAAAAAGCTTATAAATTATAA
- a CDS encoding DUF2088 domain-containing protein — protein sequence MLFYSRGSVEDVLDSRTLKEALFTSFDKIGKKNKVLAIPPDFTRYHSRAGELTTYIYDNYKNVLTDILPALGTHFAMTGKEIDKMFPGVPHNLFRVHNWRNDLVTLGKVPSEFVKEVSEGRVDYDWPAQVNKLLVEGNFDLILSIGQVVPHEVVGMANYNKNIFVGTGGSEGINKSHFLGAAYGMERMMGKADTPVRRVLNYASDNFAEHMPIVYVQTVVGKDENGKLVVRGLYIGDDFECFKLAADLSLQVNFQMLDNPLKKVVVYLDPSEFKTTWLGNKSIYRTRMAIEDNGELIVLAPGLREFGEDPGIDKLIRKYGYVTTPEVLEFVKNNDDLKNNLSAAAHLIHGSSEGRFKITYCPGNITKEEIESVNFNFADLKEMTEIYNPDKLKDGFNKLPDGEEIFFISNPALGLWAWKEKFI from the coding sequence ATGTTATTTTATTCACGCGGTTCTGTTGAGGATGTTCTCGATTCACGAACTTTAAAGGAAGCACTTTTTACATCCTTCGATAAAATAGGTAAAAAAAATAAAGTGTTGGCTATCCCACCCGATTTTACCCGTTACCATTCACGTGCGGGTGAACTTACGACTTATATTTATGATAATTATAAAAATGTATTAACCGATATATTACCGGCTCTCGGAACTCACTTTGCAATGACTGGAAAAGAAATTGATAAAATGTTTCCAGGAGTTCCTCATAATTTGTTCAGAGTTCATAATTGGAGAAATGATTTAGTTACATTAGGAAAGGTTCCTTCAGAATTTGTAAAGGAAGTTTCGGAAGGTAGAGTTGACTATGACTGGCCTGCTCAAGTTAATAAACTTTTGGTTGAAGGAAATTTTGATCTGATTCTTTCAATTGGACAAGTAGTACCGCATGAAGTTGTTGGTATGGCAAATTATAATAAAAATATTTTTGTAGGAACCGGCGGATCAGAAGGGATTAATAAAAGTCATTTTCTAGGCGCAGCCTATGGAATGGAAAGAATGATGGGAAAAGCTGATACACCTGTAAGAAGAGTTTTAAATTATGCCTCGGATAATTTTGCTGAACATATGCCTATAGTGTATGTACAAACTGTTGTTGGGAAAGATGAAAATGGCAAGTTAGTTGTCAGAGGTTTATATATTGGTGATGATTTTGAATGTTTTAAGCTCGCGGCGGATTTATCTCTTCAAGTAAACTTTCAAATGCTTGATAATCCTTTGAAGAAAGTTGTTGTTTACTTAGATCCATCCGAATTTAAAACAACATGGTTAGGAAATAAAAGTATATACAGAACACGCATGGCTATTGAAGATAACGGTGAATTGATTGTTCTCGCACCGGGATTACGAGAATTTGGTGAAGATCCGGGAATAGATAAATTAATTAGAAAATATGGCTATGTAACTACTCCCGAAGTTTTAGAATTTGTGAAAAATAATGATGATTTAAAAAATAATTTAAGCGCCGCGGCACACTTAATTCATGGTTCATCAGAAGGCAGATTCAAAATTACTTATTGTCCGGGTAACATAACTAAAGAAGAAATTGAAAGTGTTAATTTTAATTTTGCGGATCTTAAGGAGATGACAGAAATTTATAATCCTGATAAACTTAAAGACGGCTTTAATAAATTACCTGATGGAGAGGAAATATTTTTTATATCAAATCCGGCTTTAGGATTGTGGGCTTGGAAAGAAAAATTTATTTAA
- a CDS encoding DUF4861 family protein, which yields MLKNNVSVLIIICALISSLSAQNQNEFNFFDEIKVEVKNPTEIERIDELVSINISKLTTVKKNFNKDGFVIYENENEIPSQLNCGELNCEIIFVCDFKPNEIKIFSVNYLEKGKLRRNYKNRTYAELAMKFNAVYKDKKFNGDGFQNFTKVLVPKIHTDHDALFKYEGPGWESEKVGYRFYLDWRNATDIFGKKVNELVLSKVGNKDVTAIEDSYHNMLDWGMDIFKVGNSLGIGSIGMVEKGKIEMVHKTNEITCEITENGPIFSQVKTSYYGWIVSEKKYDLVSNLSINAGSRITNVNLTINNGAKNITTGLAKHPDTDFIKSKQNSDWQYIALYGKQTLNNDNAGIVLFYKNSDLISQGEDELNYYVSLKPKNSKVNYAFAAAWELEPNGVKNKAGFEKYINDELTKLNYPMVVTIN from the coding sequence GTGTTAAAAAATAATGTATCAGTTTTAATAATTATCTGTGCATTGATTTCCAGTTTATCCGCGCAGAATCAAAATGAATTTAATTTCTTCGATGAAATAAAGGTTGAAGTAAAAAATCCAACTGAAATTGAAAGAATTGATGAATTGGTATCAATAAATATTTCTAAGTTAACTACGGTAAAAAAGAATTTCAATAAAGATGGTTTTGTAATTTATGAAAATGAAAATGAAATCCCGTCTCAACTTAATTGCGGTGAATTAAATTGTGAAATAATCTTTGTATGTGATTTTAAACCAAATGAAATAAAAATCTTTTCAGTTAACTATTTGGAAAAAGGAAAGCTGAGAAGAAATTATAAAAATAGAACTTACGCGGAATTGGCAATGAAATTCAACGCCGTTTATAAAGATAAAAAGTTTAATGGTGATGGTTTTCAAAATTTCACAAAAGTGCTTGTCCCTAAAATTCATACCGATCACGATGCGTTATTTAAGTATGAGGGTCCCGGCTGGGAATCTGAAAAAGTCGGATATAGATTTTACCTCGATTGGAGAAACGCGACCGACATATTCGGAAAAAAAGTAAACGAATTAGTTTTAAGTAAAGTCGGAAATAAAGATGTAACTGCTATTGAAGATTCATACCATAACATGTTGGATTGGGGTATGGATATTTTTAAAGTCGGCAATTCATTAGGAATTGGATCAATCGGCATGGTGGAAAAAGGCAAAATAGAAATGGTTCATAAAACCAATGAAATAACCTGTGAAATAACTGAGAACGGTCCAATATTTTCACAAGTAAAAACATCTTACTATGGCTGGATAGTTAGCGAAAAGAAATATGATTTGGTTTCCAATTTATCAATAAATGCTGGAAGCAGAATAACAAATGTAAATTTAACTATTAATAATGGAGCCAAAAATATAACTACCGGCTTGGCTAAACATCCGGATACAGATTTTATTAAATCTAAACAAAACAGCGACTGGCAATACATAGCTTTGTATGGAAAGCAAACATTGAATAATGATAATGCCGGGATTGTGCTATTTTATAAAAATTCAGATTTAATTTCGCAAGGAGAAGACGAATTAAATTATTATGTTTCTTTAAAACCAAAAAATAGCAAAGTTAATTACGCGTTTGCCGCAGCTTGGGAACTTGAGCCAAACGGCGTTAAAAACAAAGCCGGTTTTGAAAAATATATAAATGATGAATTAACAAAATTAAATTATCCAATGGTCGTTACAATTAATTAG
- a CDS encoding SDR family oxidoreductase, with the protein MKKYSFDDLKDKVCVLTGGGGVIGAVLAKGLAGAGVKLAILDIKKEFADKVADQIRIEFGTEAIGVEANVLDKSSLLEAKKVVLEKFNKVDILINGAGGNSPKATTKEEFITEENINSLSDTFFGLEMEGFQKVFDLNFLGTLLPTMVFAQEMVEKKSGVILNISSMNSFRPLTKIPAYSAAKSSINNFTEWLAVHFAKMNVRVNAVAPGFFLTNQNRFLLIDEKTNELTPRGKKIIDNTPMGKYGEPEDLIGGTLFLLSDVSSFITGVILPIDGGFNIYSGV; encoded by the coding sequence ATGAAGAAATATTCGTTTGATGATCTGAAAGATAAAGTTTGTGTATTAACCGGCGGCGGCGGAGTTATTGGAGCGGTTTTGGCAAAAGGTTTAGCCGGCGCCGGTGTAAAACTTGCTATTTTAGATATAAAGAAAGAGTTCGCGGATAAAGTTGCCGATCAAATAAGAATTGAATTTGGTACTGAAGCTATTGGAGTTGAAGCAAATGTACTTGATAAATCGTCATTGCTGGAAGCAAAAAAAGTTGTGTTGGAAAAATTTAATAAAGTTGATATTCTGATTAATGGTGCCGGAGGAAATTCGCCTAAAGCTACCACAAAGGAAGAATTTATTACTGAAGAAAATATTAATTCATTATCAGATACATTTTTTGGTTTGGAAATGGAAGGTTTTCAGAAAGTATTTGATTTAAACTTTTTAGGAACACTTTTGCCCACAATGGTTTTCGCTCAAGAAATGGTTGAAAAAAAGTCAGGTGTTATTTTAAATATTTCATCTATGAATTCATTCAGACCATTGACAAAAATTCCCGCTTATTCAGCTGCTAAATCTTCAATAAATAATTTTACAGAATGGCTTGCTGTTCATTTTGCAAAGATGAATGTAAGAGTAAACGCAGTAGCTCCGGGATTTTTTCTTACAAACCAAAATAGATTTTTATTGATAGATGAAAAAACAAACGAGCTTACTCCAAGGGGAAAGAAAATAATTGATAACACTCCAATGGGAAAATACGGAGAACCGGAAGATTTAATTGGCGGAACACTATTTTTACTTTCGGATGTTTCAAGTTTCATTACCGGAGTAATTTTGCCAATTGACGGCGGATTTAATATTTACAGCGGTGTTTAA
- the ugpC gene encoding sn-glycerol-3-phosphate ABC transporter ATP-binding protein UgpC, which translates to MAEVELKNVFKIYSGNLKAVDNVNLKINDREFVVLVGPSGCGKSTTLRMIAGLEEISKGEIYIDDKLVNDVEPKDRDIAMVFQNYALYPHMTVFENMAFGLKIRKMSKEEIVKRVEETSKILGLENLLQRKPKQLSGGQRQRVALGRAIVRKPKVFLFDEPLSNLDAKLRVQMRTEISKLHKKLNATIIYVTHDQVEAMTMGDRIVVMKDGKINQIDKPIELYNNPVNKFVASFIGSPAMNFINGTLIKDDGFKFVSNKKDLIISIPTITAQRLNNYIGKEVIAGIRPEHFKTNNQIDKIKNDLNVKIEVAEPMGSETFIYFNIDDLQFTAKLQADIIIKHDDQLGLLIDAMKINFFDFETGIKI; encoded by the coding sequence ATGGCGGAAGTTGAACTTAAAAATGTATTTAAAATTTACAGCGGCAATTTAAAAGCAGTAGATAATGTAAATCTTAAAATAAATGACAGAGAATTTGTTGTGCTTGTTGGTCCATCCGGCTGCGGAAAATCAACTACACTTAGAATGATTGCCGGACTTGAAGAAATTAGCAAAGGTGAAATATACATTGACGATAAATTGGTAAATGACGTTGAGCCAAAGGATAGAGATATAGCGATGGTATTTCAAAATTATGCATTATATCCGCACATGACGGTTTTCGAGAATATGGCTTTTGGTTTAAAGATAAGAAAAATGAGTAAAGAAGAAATAGTGAAAAGAGTAGAAGAAACTTCCAAAATTTTAGGTTTGGAAAATTTACTGCAGAGAAAACCAAAACAACTATCGGGCGGACAAAGGCAGCGTGTGGCGCTCGGAAGAGCAATTGTACGAAAACCCAAAGTATTTTTATTCGATGAACCATTAAGTAATCTTGACGCAAAATTAAGAGTTCAAATGAGAACCGAGATCTCAAAGCTTCATAAAAAATTAAACGCGACAATTATTTATGTTACCCACGATCAAGTTGAAGCAATGACAATGGGTGATAGAATAGTTGTTATGAAGGATGGCAAAATTAATCAAATTGATAAGCCAATTGAGTTATATAACAATCCGGTAAACAAATTTGTCGCTTCGTTTATCGGAAGTCCGGCAATGAATTTTATAAATGGGACTTTAATTAAAGATGATGGTTTTAAATTTGTATCAAATAAAAAGGACCTAATAATTTCGATACCGACAATTACTGCGCAAAGATTGAACAATTATATTGGTAAGGAAGTTATTGCCGGTATTAGACCTGAACATTTTAAAACAAATAATCAAATTGATAAAATTAAAAATGATTTAAATGTTAAAATAGAAGTTGCTGAACCTATGGGCAGCGAAACTTTTATTTATTTTAATATTGACGATCTTCAGTTTACGGCTAAATTACAAGCAGATATAATTATAAAACATGATGATCAGCTTGGGTTGCTTATTGATGCCATGAAAATAAACTTTTTTGATTTTGAAACGGGAATTAAAATTTAA
- a CDS encoding substrate-binding domain-containing protein, with translation MPNEREKHIQTLLSMRVDGIIISISQETKDYSIFETVKKKGVPIVFIDRIPNLENINKVYVDDKGGAFCAVEQAIKAGYTKIAHFAGYSSINIGLQRYAGFIEAMKKYKIPINKKWIMQGEFGERSGYDSFMKLYKDNNLPQVIFTVTYPVALGVYKAVNELGLKIPDDIDIICFGNANEQKFLSPPLSCIDQQTELIAEKAITILLDNIQNKENFKMLEYEVPTKLTLRGTCVKK, from the coding sequence ATGCCGAACGAGAGAGAAAAACATATTCAAACATTACTTTCTATGCGCGTGGATGGAATAATTATTTCTATTTCACAAGAAACTAAGGATTATTCCATTTTTGAAACTGTGAAGAAAAAAGGGGTACCAATTGTTTTCATTGATAGAATTCCAAATCTGGAAAATATTAACAAAGTTTATGTTGACGATAAAGGAGGCGCTTTTTGTGCCGTTGAACAAGCTATAAAAGCCGGTTATACAAAAATTGCTCATTTTGCGGGATACTCAAGCATAAATATTGGACTGCAGAGATATGCCGGATTTATTGAGGCGATGAAGAAATATAAGATACCAATTAATAAAAAATGGATAATGCAAGGTGAGTTTGGTGAAAGATCGGGTTATGATTCTTTTATGAAATTATATAAAGATAATAATTTGCCGCAAGTTATTTTTACGGTTACTTATCCCGTTGCGCTTGGTGTTTACAAAGCTGTTAATGAATTGGGATTGAAAATTCCTGATGATATAGACATAATTTGTTTTGGAAACGCGAATGAACAAAAATTTCTATCTCCTCCGCTTAGCTGCATTGATCAACAAACTGAATTGATTGCCGAAAAAGCTATTACCATACTTTTAGACAATATTCAAAACAAAGAAAATTTTAAAATGCTAGAATATGAAGTCCCAACTAAATTAACTTTAAGAGGTACATGTGTTAAAAAATAA
- a CDS encoding LacI family DNA-binding transcriptional regulator, with amino-acid sequence MTEKSIRLSDIAEKLNVSTVTVSKALRNHPDISPSTKKLILKTAEELGYMPNFMARNLSSKKSNTIGVIIPKIAHFFFGSIIESIYDTAFKNNYEIILTVSQENAERERKTYSNITFYARGWNNYFYFTRN; translated from the coding sequence ATGACGGAAAAATCAATTAGGCTGAGCGATATAGCTGAAAAGCTGAATGTTTCTACCGTTACCGTTTCTAAAGCATTAAGAAATCATCCGGATATTTCGCCATCCACTAAAAAGCTGATCTTAAAAACCGCTGAAGAACTTGGATATATGCCGAACTTTATGGCAAGAAATTTATCCTCAAAAAAATCAAATACTATCGGCGTTATTATTCCAAAAATTGCGCACTTTTTTTTCGGTTCTATTATTGAATCAATTTATGATACAGCCTTTAAAAATAATTACGAAATAATATTAACTGTTTCTCAGGAAAATGCCGAACGAGAGAGAAAAACATATTCAAACATTACTTTCTATGCGCGTGGATGGAATAATTATTTCTATTTCACAAGAAACTAA